A genomic region of Tsukamurella pulmonis contains the following coding sequences:
- a CDS encoding FAD-dependent oxidoreductase, which yields MSARKIIAIGGSDAGISAALRARELDPTSEVTVVVADAYPNFSICGIPYYVSGEVTHWSNLAHRTAADLAATGMTVHTDTRATAIDPAGHRLTVTGPDGAARDLDYDVLVIGTGAVSVRPPITGLDHLGPADGVHLLHSMGDTFAVMNTLTTKDPKTAIIIGAGYIGLEMAEGLTARGITVTQIEALPEVLPTVEPELGALVHDELVRNRVDVRTHTLVTAVDRTDTGALTVTTSSDGQSDHLTADLVLVVVGVRPDTDLAAAAGAQLGIKNTIAVDEQMRTNLSDVFAAGDAVHTHHRQLGITWLPLGTTAHKQGRVAGENALGGTARYTGSLGTQVVKIFDLVAARTGLKETEALAADRGWVPVSTTSTPDDHKAYYPGATPISIRITGDQNTGALLGAQLIGHRTAEISKRVDTYATALHHGMSVDALSELDLSYTPPLGSPWDAVQVAAQNWVREHQLHHQRSVLSLNR from the coding sequence ATGTCTGCACGCAAGATCATCGCCATCGGCGGATCGGACGCCGGGATCTCCGCCGCCCTGCGGGCCCGCGAACTCGACCCCACCAGCGAGGTCACCGTGGTCGTCGCCGACGCCTACCCGAACTTCTCCATCTGCGGCATCCCGTACTACGTCTCCGGCGAGGTCACCCACTGGAGCAACCTCGCCCACCGCACCGCCGCCGACCTCGCCGCCACCGGCATGACCGTGCACACCGACACCAGAGCTACCGCGATCGATCCGGCCGGACACCGCCTGACCGTCACCGGCCCGGACGGCGCCGCCCGGGACCTCGACTACGACGTCCTCGTCATCGGCACCGGCGCTGTGTCCGTGCGGCCGCCGATCACCGGCCTCGACCACCTCGGCCCCGCTGACGGCGTGCACCTGCTGCACTCGATGGGCGACACCTTCGCCGTGATGAACACCCTCACCACGAAGGACCCGAAGACCGCGATCATCATCGGCGCCGGCTACATCGGCCTGGAAATGGCCGAAGGTCTCACTGCCCGCGGCATCACCGTCACCCAGATCGAAGCCCTCCCTGAGGTGCTCCCCACTGTCGAACCCGAACTCGGCGCCCTCGTCCACGATGAACTGGTCCGCAACCGGGTCGACGTCCGCACCCACACCCTGGTCACCGCGGTCGACCGCACCGACACCGGCGCCCTGACCGTCACCACCAGCAGTGACGGCCAGAGCGATCACCTCACCGCCGATCTCGTGCTCGTCGTCGTGGGCGTGCGCCCCGACACCGACCTCGCTGCCGCAGCGGGCGCGCAGCTCGGCATCAAGAACACGATCGCCGTCGACGAGCAGATGCGCACCAATCTGTCCGACGTCTTCGCCGCCGGCGACGCCGTGCACACCCACCACCGCCAGCTCGGCATCACCTGGCTCCCGCTCGGCACCACCGCGCACAAGCAGGGCCGCGTCGCCGGCGAGAACGCCCTCGGCGGCACCGCCCGCTACACCGGCTCCCTCGGCACCCAGGTCGTGAAGATCTTCGACCTCGTCGCCGCCCGCACCGGCCTCAAAGAGACCGAAGCCCTTGCCGCCGACCGCGGCTGGGTGCCGGTGTCGACGACCTCCACACCGGACGATCACAAGGCCTACTACCCGGGTGCCACCCCCATCAGCATCCGGATCACCGGCGACCAGAACACCGGCGCACTACTCGGTGCCCAGCTCATCGGGCACCGCACGGCCGAGATCTCCAAGCGCGTCGACACCTACGCCACCGCCCTGCACCACGGCATGAGCGTCGACGCCCTCTCCGAGCTCGACCTGTCCTACACCCCGCCCCTCGGGTCCCCGTGGGACGCCGTGCAGGTCGCCGCCCAGAACTGGGTCCGCGAGCACCAGCTGCACCATCAGCGCAGCGTCCTTAGCCTGAACAGGTGA
- the istA gene encoding IS21 family transposase, which produces MGSKVELFAQIRRDARVEGMSIRALARKHGVHRRTVRQALSSAEPPPRKTPERSSPRLDRFKAAIDEMLRSDLDAPRKQRHTATRIRERLAIEHDAVELSYSTVRDYVRVRRAQIEVEAGRRTEVFIAQDHAPGAEAEVDFGEVWVILGGVKTKCHMFVYRLSHSGKAIHRVYPTGGQEAFLEGHVEAFRELGGVPTRHIRYDNLTSAVVAVLQGGDRRRQENPRWTLFHSHYGFDPFYCQPGIAGAHEKGGVEGEVGWFRRNRLTPMPQVESLDELNEQIKAWEDRDEGRRIDGRLRTIGQDYEHDRAALAPLPVEDFDPGLILTPRVDRSAMITVRMVKYSVPAHLIGRRVRVSLQASQLLVYDGRTLVARHPRVAGRGTAKIDLDHYLEVLKFKPGALPGSTALAQARAAGVFTASHDAFWAAARRVNGDTDGTSELIDVLLLHRSLPAAAVIAGIDAALRVGAVSAEVVAVEARRAEARLLAHASVAADQTGGANAGRHLDRHAERREQRVVSLTQRRLADPAAVIAGLPPDRRPLPSVTAYDRLLPQHRRRTASDALPASLDPPPIESLDPPPIERPTRL; this is translated from the coding sequence ATGGGATCGAAGGTGGAGCTGTTCGCGCAGATCCGGCGGGACGCCCGGGTCGAGGGCATGAGTATCCGGGCGTTGGCTCGCAAGCATGGCGTGCACCGGAGGACGGTGCGGCAGGCGTTGTCATCGGCGGAGCCGCCGCCGCGGAAGACGCCGGAGCGGTCGTCGCCGCGGTTGGACCGGTTCAAGGCGGCGATTGATGAGATGTTGCGGTCGGATCTGGATGCTCCGCGTAAGCAGCGGCACACCGCGACGCGGATCCGGGAACGCCTGGCGATCGAGCACGATGCGGTCGAGTTGTCGTATTCGACGGTGCGGGACTACGTGCGGGTCCGGCGGGCGCAGATCGAGGTGGAGGCCGGCCGCCGGACGGAGGTGTTCATCGCCCAGGACCACGCCCCGGGCGCGGAGGCGGAGGTCGACTTCGGCGAGGTCTGGGTGATCCTGGGCGGGGTGAAGACCAAGTGCCACATGTTCGTCTACCGGCTCTCGCACTCGGGCAAGGCCATTCACCGGGTCTATCCGACCGGCGGGCAGGAAGCGTTCCTCGAAGGGCACGTCGAGGCGTTCCGCGAGCTCGGCGGGGTCCCGACCCGGCATATCCGCTACGACAATCTCACCTCGGCGGTGGTCGCGGTCCTGCAGGGCGGAGACCGGCGGCGACAGGAGAACCCGCGGTGGACGTTGTTTCACTCGCACTACGGATTCGATCCGTTCTACTGCCAGCCCGGCATCGCCGGGGCGCACGAGAAGGGCGGCGTTGAAGGCGAGGTCGGATGGTTCCGCCGCAACCGGCTGACCCCAATGCCGCAGGTCGAGTCCCTCGATGAGCTCAACGAGCAGATCAAAGCCTGGGAGGACCGCGACGAGGGCCGCCGGATCGACGGACGACTGCGCACCATCGGCCAGGACTACGAGCACGACCGAGCAGCGCTCGCGCCGCTGCCGGTGGAGGATTTCGACCCGGGCCTGATCCTCACACCACGGGTCGATCGGTCGGCGATGATCACCGTTCGGATGGTGAAGTATTCGGTGCCGGCGCACCTGATCGGCCGCCGAGTCCGCGTCTCACTACAAGCCTCCCAGCTGCTGGTCTACGACGGCCGGACCCTGGTCGCGCGGCATCCACGGGTCGCCGGCCGCGGCACCGCGAAGATCGACCTCGACCACTACCTCGAGGTGCTCAAGTTCAAACCCGGTGCCCTGCCGGGATCAACGGCGTTGGCGCAGGCCCGCGCTGCCGGGGTGTTCACCGCCAGCCATGATGCGTTCTGGGCCGCCGCCCGACGAGTCAACGGCGACACCGACGGCACCAGCGAGCTGATCGACGTCCTGCTGCTGCACCGCAGCCTGCCCGCCGCGGCGGTGATCGCCGGCATCGATGCTGCATTGCGGGTCGGGGCGGTGAGCGCCGAGGTCGTCGCCGTTGAGGCTCGCCGCGCCGAAGCCCGCCTGCTCGCGCACGCCTCGGTCGCTGCCGACCAGACAGGTGGGGCCAACGCTGGCCGTCATCTCGATCGCCATGCCGAACGACGCGAGCAACGAGTTGTCAGCCTCACCCAACGACGGCTCGCAGACCCCGCGGCGGTGATCGCCGGCCTGCCACCCGACCGGCGACCGCTGCCCAGCGTTACGGCCTACGACCGCCTGCTCCCGCAGCACCGGCGACGCACTGCCTCCGACGCGCTACCTGCGTCGCTGGACCCACCACCGATTGAGTCGCTGGACCCACCACCGATTGAAAGGCCCACCCGGCTATGA
- the arsB gene encoding ACR3 family arsenite efflux transporter, producing MTSPAPTTEHQPVVGKLSTLDRFLPVWIGVAMVAGLLLGRMIPGLNTALEKIQVDGVSLPIALGLLIMMYPVLAKVRYDRLDTVTGDRKLLLGSLLLNWVLGPALMFALAWIFLPDLPEYRTGLIIVGLARCIAMVIIWNDLACGDREAAAVLVALNSVFQVIMFAVLGWFYLSILPGWLGLEQTTISTSPWQIAKSVLIFLGIPLLAGYLSRRIGEKTKGRDWYEAKFLPKIGPWALYGLLFTIVILFALQGEQITSRPWDVARIAVPLLVYFAIMWGGGYLLGAVMGLGYERTTTLAFTAAGNNFELAIAVAIATYGATSGQALAGVVGPLIEVPVLVGLVYVSLALRKRFPLTPSSAATAADSSRSMN from the coding sequence GTGACCAGCCCCGCCCCGACGACTGAGCATCAGCCGGTCGTCGGCAAGCTCTCCACCCTCGACCGGTTCCTGCCGGTGTGGATCGGTGTCGCCATGGTCGCCGGCCTGCTGCTCGGCCGGATGATCCCCGGGCTGAACACCGCGCTGGAGAAGATCCAGGTCGACGGTGTCTCGCTGCCGATCGCGCTCGGGCTGTTGATCATGATGTACCCGGTGCTGGCGAAGGTCCGCTACGACCGCCTCGACACCGTCACCGGCGACCGCAAACTCCTCCTCGGCTCGCTGCTGCTGAACTGGGTCCTCGGCCCGGCGCTGATGTTCGCCCTCGCCTGGATCTTCCTGCCCGACTTGCCCGAGTATCGGACGGGTCTGATCATCGTCGGCCTGGCCCGGTGCATCGCGATGGTGATCATCTGGAACGACCTGGCCTGCGGCGACCGCGAGGCGGCGGCCGTGCTGGTGGCGCTGAACTCGGTGTTCCAGGTGATCATGTTCGCCGTCCTCGGCTGGTTCTATCTCTCGATCCTGCCCGGCTGGCTCGGTCTGGAGCAGACCACGATCAGCACCTCACCGTGGCAGATCGCCAAATCGGTGCTGATCTTCCTCGGCATTCCGCTGCTCGCCGGCTACCTCTCGCGCCGGATCGGCGAGAAGACCAAGGGCCGCGACTGGTACGAAGCGAAGTTCCTCCCGAAGATCGGGCCGTGGGCCCTGTACGGGCTGCTGTTCACCATCGTCATCCTCTTCGCGCTCCAGGGTGAGCAGATCACCTCCCGCCCGTGGGACGTCGCCCGGATCGCGGTGCCGCTGCTGGTGTACTTCGCGATCATGTGGGGCGGCGGCTACCTGCTCGGCGCCGTCATGGGCCTGGGCTACGAGCGCACCACCACGCTCGCGTTCACCGCCGCCGGCAACAACTTCGAGCTCGCCATCGCCGTCGCGATCGCAACCTACGGCGCCACCTCCGGCCAGGCCCTCGCCGGCGTCGTCGGACCGCTCATTGAGGTGCCGGTCCTCGTCGGCCTCGTCTACGTCTCACTCGCCCTGCGCAAGCGATTCCCCCTCACCCCGTCCTCCGCTGCGACCGCAGCTGATTCGTCCAGGAGTATGAACTGA
- the merB gene encoding organomercurial lyase MerB, translating into MTNPLDRLITPEGSGLDPAVLVPLLRLLSKGNPVSVEDLAAAAGLSEPDVRERLQSVSDTEYDDRDQIVGQGLTLRPTPHRFTVAGHELFTWCALDTLIFPTLLNQSATIESTSPASGQTIRISVTADTVTSIEPDTAVLSLVDPDDLSSLRTSFCNQVHFFASPHDAQTWTRENPGNQLLDITHAHALGKALAEQALISPDTARQAGCCSPDQHEGTAQ; encoded by the coding sequence ATGACCAATCCACTCGATCGACTCATCACCCCCGAGGGGTCCGGCCTCGATCCGGCAGTCCTGGTTCCCCTACTCAGGCTCCTCTCCAAGGGAAACCCCGTCAGCGTAGAGGACTTAGCAGCTGCGGCCGGACTGTCGGAACCCGATGTACGGGAACGACTCCAATCCGTTTCCGACACCGAATACGACGATCGCGACCAAATAGTCGGGCAAGGACTGACCCTCCGTCCGACCCCGCATCGGTTCACCGTCGCAGGTCACGAACTGTTCACGTGGTGCGCACTCGACACCCTGATCTTCCCCACACTCCTAAACCAGTCAGCCACCATCGAGTCGACCTCACCCGCGAGCGGTCAAACGATCAGAATCTCTGTCACGGCAGACACCGTGACCAGCATCGAACCCGACACCGCAGTGCTATCGCTCGTCGACCCCGATGACCTCAGCTCGCTTCGAACGTCGTTCTGCAACCAAGTGCACTTCTTCGCCTCCCCACACGATGCCCAAACGTGGACGCGCGAAAATCCCGGCAACCAACTCCTCGACATCACCCACGCGCACGCCCTCGGGAAAGCTCTCGCTGAACAAGCGCTCATCAGCCCGGACACAGCCCGACAGGCCGGATGCTGCTCGCCGGATCAGCACGAAGGAACCGCCCAATGA
- a CDS encoding GNAT family N-acetyltransferase: MDTGNATFETAAPGWTDFDQRHLPEHRVVALAPGGQVAGWVAAAPVSGRCVYAGVIEHSVYVDSGHAGQGIGAALLQALIQSADAAGVWTIQTGIFPENHASLALHRGAGFRTVGTRERIGQRDGRWRDVVRIERRR; the protein is encoded by the coding sequence ATGGACACCGGCAACGCCACCTTCGAAACCGCCGCACCCGGCTGGACGGACTTCGACCAACGACACCTACCTGAGCACCGCGTCGTCGCCCTCGCCCCAGGTGGGCAGGTCGCCGGGTGGGTTGCAGCGGCGCCCGTCTCGGGGCGCTGCGTCTACGCCGGCGTCATCGAGCACAGCGTCTACGTCGACTCCGGCCACGCCGGGCAGGGCATCGGAGCCGCGCTGTTGCAGGCCCTCATCCAGTCCGCCGACGCTGCCGGGGTGTGGACCATCCAGACCGGAATCTTCCCCGAGAACCACGCCAGCCTGGCGCTGCACCGGGGCGCCGGGTTCCGCACCGTCGGCACCCGCGAACGCATCGGCCAACGCGACGGCCGTTGGCGGGACGTGGTTCGCATCGAACGCCGACGCTGA
- a CDS encoding ArsR/SmtB family transcription factor — MYAHDVTSEIDRTPPDEQIDAAALALKMLSVPARMKILWALSAAGELDVTALTEQVGQARPAVSQHLAKLQLAGLVAHRRDGRRLLYRVRGGHVRRLLIEALNAAEHQLHDLPEHD, encoded by the coding sequence GTGTACGCACATGATGTCACATCGGAGATTGACCGGACACCCCCCGACGAGCAGATCGACGCCGCAGCCCTTGCGCTGAAGATGCTGTCCGTGCCCGCCCGGATGAAGATCCTGTGGGCGCTCAGTGCCGCTGGAGAGCTGGACGTCACCGCCCTGACCGAGCAGGTCGGTCAGGCCAGACCTGCAGTCTCCCAGCACTTGGCGAAGCTGCAGCTCGCCGGCCTGGTCGCACATCGGCGCGACGGGCGCCGGCTGCTGTACCGAGTTCGCGGCGGACACGTGCGGCGCCTGCTCATCGAGGCGCTCAACGCCGCCGAGCACCAGCTCCACGACCTCCCCGAGCACGACTGA
- a CDS encoding heavy metal-responsive transcriptional regulator: protein MRIGELARKSGATPSTLRYYEEAGLLPEPGRTAGGYRNYTPDAIGIVQFIKRGQAAALTLAQVKRIIDIRGTGQAPCDHVRDQLDRSIHHLDQQIAELIALRDNITHLRQAAEHTDPKSCASEDICRYL from the coding sequence ATGCGGATCGGAGAACTCGCCCGCAAATCTGGCGCCACGCCATCGACGCTGCGGTACTACGAGGAAGCGGGGCTCCTCCCTGAACCGGGACGTACCGCCGGTGGATACCGCAACTACACCCCCGACGCCATCGGCATCGTGCAATTCATCAAGAGGGGGCAGGCGGCGGCACTCACTCTCGCGCAAGTCAAAAGAATCATCGACATACGCGGCACCGGCCAAGCCCCATGTGATCACGTACGCGACCAGCTAGACAGGTCGATCCACCACCTCGATCAACAGATCGCGGAACTGATCGCACTGCGCGACAACATCACCCACCTACGCCAAGCTGCCGAACACACCGATCCGAAGTCGTGCGCTAGCGAAGATATCTGTCGCTACCTATAA
- a CDS encoding ArsR/SmtB family transcription factor, whose translation MSNSIPLTDVTVRCSPLVREPLSEGQSVDLAAVFKALADPVRLRLFSLIASHEGGEACVCDISPAVDVSQPTISHHLKVLKTAGLLESERRASWVYYRVIPEVLSSLAGILQSGDPAISLEVLS comes from the coding sequence GTGTCGAATTCGATTCCGTTGACCGATGTGACCGTGCGGTGCTCGCCGCTGGTCCGTGAGCCTCTGTCGGAGGGGCAGTCCGTCGACCTCGCGGCGGTGTTCAAGGCCCTGGCCGACCCGGTCCGGCTGCGCCTGTTCAGCCTGATCGCCAGCCACGAGGGAGGCGAGGCTTGCGTGTGTGACATCTCGCCGGCGGTGGACGTCTCGCAACCGACGATCTCGCACCACCTCAAGGTCCTCAAGACCGCAGGCCTGCTCGAGTCCGAGCGCCGCGCCTCGTGGGTGTACTACCGCGTCATCCCCGAAGTCCTGTCCTCGCTCGCCGGGATCCTGCAGTCCGGTGACCCCGCCATCTCGTTGGAGGTTCTTTCGTGA
- the istB gene encoding IS21-like element helper ATPase IstB: protein MTATANKNQTNALAPSLRRRGGLTEEAALAAVDQACRRLRLPTVRSMIDQHLTAAAKQQLSYQGFLAELLLAEVDDRDRRSTVRRVKAAGFPREKWLADFDFDANPDIEPATIHQLATGDWIRHGLPLCLIGDSGTGKSHLLIGLGTAAAEQGFRVRYTLATKLVNELVEAADEKQLAKTINRYGRVDLLIIDELGYMELDRRGAELLFQVLTEREEKNSVAIASNQSFSGWTDTFTDPRLCAAIVDRLTYRGTIIETGTHSYRLAHTEAAATAG, encoded by the coding sequence ATGACCGCAACCGCCAATAAGAACCAGACGAATGCGCTGGCCCCGTCGTTGCGCCGCCGGGGCGGCCTCACCGAAGAAGCCGCCCTCGCCGCCGTTGACCAGGCCTGCCGGCGCCTACGCCTGCCGACAGTGCGGTCGATGATCGACCAGCACCTCACCGCCGCCGCCAAGCAGCAATTGTCCTACCAGGGGTTCCTCGCCGAACTCCTGCTCGCCGAAGTCGACGACCGGGACCGCCGCTCCACTGTTCGCCGCGTCAAAGCCGCGGGGTTCCCGCGGGAGAAGTGGCTGGCGGACTTCGACTTCGACGCCAACCCCGACATCGAACCCGCCACCATCCACCAGCTCGCCACCGGCGACTGGATCCGCCACGGACTGCCGCTCTGCCTCATCGGCGACTCCGGAACCGGCAAATCCCATCTGCTGATCGGATTGGGAACCGCTGCCGCCGAGCAAGGCTTTAGAGTCCGCTACACCCTCGCCACCAAACTAGTGAACGAGCTGGTCGAGGCCGCTGACGAGAAGCAGCTCGCGAAGACCATCAACCGCTACGGCCGCGTTGACCTGCTCATCATCGACGAGCTCGGCTACATGGAACTCGATCGCCGCGGCGCCGAACTGCTCTTCCAAGTCCTCACCGAACGCGAAGAGAAGAACAGCGTCGCGATCGCTTCCAACCAGTCCTTCTCCGGCTGGACAGACACCTTCACCGACCCACGACTCTGCGCCGCGATCGTCGACCGGCTCACCTACCGCGGCACCATCATCGAAACCGGCACTCACAGCTACCGCCTGGCTCACACCGAAGCAGCAGCTACCGCGGGCTAA
- a CDS encoding three-helix bundle dimerization domain-containing protein codes for MNANATTESAGTPELLMPQALLARTAERLAAQYRGIVSEQTVERVVFESYTALRRTARIHTHLVTLAGRFAAERLAALAQSTGASTKTVPEVLFICVHNAGRSQMAAALLTHHAAGAVHVRSAGSLPAAVINPIVEQAMTEVGLDLAAEFPKPLTDDVVAAADVVISMGCGDACPVYPGKRYLDWQVADPDNHPIETVRLIRDDLDRRVKTLLAELHPATT; via the coding sequence ATGAACGCCAACGCCACGACCGAGTCGGCCGGAACACCGGAACTGCTGATGCCCCAGGCCCTGCTGGCGCGGACCGCGGAGCGGCTCGCCGCCCAGTACCGCGGGATCGTCTCCGAGCAGACCGTCGAACGGGTCGTCTTCGAGTCCTACACCGCGCTGCGGCGCACCGCCCGCATCCACACTCACCTGGTGACTCTCGCCGGCCGGTTCGCCGCCGAGCGTCTCGCCGCCCTGGCGCAGTCGACCGGTGCGAGCACCAAGACCGTGCCCGAGGTGCTGTTCATCTGCGTCCACAACGCGGGCCGCTCGCAGATGGCCGCCGCGCTCCTGACACACCACGCGGCCGGCGCGGTACACGTGCGCTCCGCCGGCTCGCTGCCCGCCGCGGTGATCAACCCGATCGTCGAGCAGGCCATGACCGAGGTCGGGCTCGACCTGGCCGCCGAGTTCCCCAAGCCGCTCACCGACGACGTGGTCGCCGCCGCGGACGTGGTGATCTCCATGGGCTGCGGCGACGCCTGCCCGGTCTACCCGGGCAAGCGGTACCTGGACTGGCAGGTCGCCGACCCCGACAACCACCCCATCGAGACCGTCCGCCTGATCCGCGACGACCTCGACCGCCGCGTCAAAACCCTCCTCGCCGAGCTCCATCCCGCCACCACCTGA
- the merA gene encoding mercury(II) reductase has translation MSEEFDLAIVGSGAAAMAAAIRATAMGKSVVMIERGTFGGTCVNTGCVPSKALIAAAQAQHTVSDAGRFPGVGATAVPVDMAALAAGTRRLAESMRSEKYVAVADSYGWRRVQGAAAFAGTRAAPSLVVTAPDGTTETIIARRYLVATGAQPSIPSIPGLNLVDYLTSTTAMELTAVPESLLVIGGGFIALEQAQLFARLGAKVTVLVRSRIASAEDADVADALLEALADEHIEVVQLATATSVDTEAGEVVVTASSPGGQGDFRAAKLLVATGRTPNTRGLNLETVGVDTSTSGAILVSNQLRTSNPRVWAAGDVTGHPEFVYVAAAQGTTVADNMFGQTPRSLDYTHLPRVMFTSPAIGSVGMTETQALASGIRYTSSLLPLTHVPRAQVDRDTRGFIKLIADSDSHRVLGISAVANSAGEIAAAGVYILEARMTVEQVARTWAPYLTMAEGIKIAAQSFSTDIAQLSCCAS, from the coding sequence ATGAGTGAAGAGTTTGATCTTGCGATCGTTGGTTCGGGTGCTGCAGCGATGGCGGCGGCGATCCGCGCAACAGCCATGGGCAAGTCCGTGGTGATGATCGAGCGAGGCACTTTCGGCGGCACCTGTGTGAATACCGGTTGCGTGCCGTCGAAGGCGTTGATCGCCGCGGCGCAGGCACAGCACACGGTCTCTGATGCTGGCCGGTTCCCGGGGGTCGGTGCGACCGCCGTGCCGGTAGATATGGCCGCCCTGGCGGCGGGGACACGGCGCTTGGCAGAGTCGATGCGGTCAGAGAAGTACGTTGCCGTTGCGGACTCGTACGGCTGGCGCCGCGTCCAGGGTGCGGCCGCGTTCGCGGGAACGCGGGCAGCGCCATCGCTGGTGGTCACAGCTCCCGATGGGACTACCGAGACGATAATTGCTCGACGGTACTTGGTGGCAACAGGGGCCCAACCGTCGATTCCGTCGATTCCCGGACTCAATCTGGTCGACTACCTGACGTCGACGACCGCGATGGAGTTGACCGCAGTCCCGGAATCACTCCTAGTGATCGGCGGCGGGTTCATCGCGCTCGAGCAGGCGCAACTCTTCGCGCGACTGGGGGCGAAGGTAACCGTTTTGGTGCGGTCCAGGATCGCTTCGGCCGAAGATGCTGACGTCGCAGATGCTCTCCTGGAAGCGCTCGCTGACGAGCACATCGAGGTAGTGCAGCTCGCGACCGCGACCTCGGTCGACACCGAGGCGGGTGAGGTCGTCGTGACCGCCTCCAGCCCTGGTGGACAAGGCGACTTCCGTGCGGCGAAGCTGCTCGTCGCGACGGGCAGAACCCCGAATACTAGAGGTTTGAATCTGGAGACGGTTGGAGTCGACACGAGCACCAGCGGCGCGATCCTCGTGTCGAATCAGCTCAGAACATCAAACCCGCGTGTGTGGGCAGCGGGCGATGTGACCGGCCATCCCGAGTTCGTCTATGTCGCAGCCGCGCAAGGCACAACGGTCGCCGACAACATGTTCGGACAGACCCCGCGGTCGTTGGACTACACGCACCTGCCGCGCGTGATGTTCACCAGTCCGGCAATCGGGAGCGTCGGTATGACCGAGACGCAGGCCCTCGCAAGCGGAATCCGGTACACGAGCTCGCTTCTTCCGCTCACTCACGTACCCCGGGCCCAAGTTGACCGAGATACCCGAGGCTTCATCAAGCTCATCGCAGACTCCGATAGTCATCGAGTCCTCGGAATTTCGGCGGTCGCGAATAGTGCCGGCGAGATCGCCGCCGCTGGGGTCTACATCCTCGAAGCAAGGATGACCGTCGAGCAGGTCGCCCGGACATGGGCGCCCTACCTGACCATGGCCGAGGGCATCAAAATCGCCGCACAATCCTTCAGCACCGACATCGCCCAGCTCTCCTGCTGCGCTTCCTAA
- a CDS encoding low molecular weight phosphatase family protein: MPDNQTKPDTETESGTPSVLFVCVKNGGKSQMAAGLMRKTAGDAVAVYSAGTKPGSVVNGLSAESLAEVGVDITGETPKPIDPALLARVDLVVTLGREAVVDTPDGVALVNWDTDEPSERGIDGIERMRLVRDDIAARVTALAAELTTR; the protein is encoded by the coding sequence ATGCCCGACAACCAGACCAAGCCTGATACCGAGACCGAATCGGGCACGCCGAGTGTTCTGTTCGTGTGCGTGAAGAACGGCGGCAAGTCGCAGATGGCCGCCGGTCTGATGCGTAAGACCGCCGGCGACGCGGTCGCCGTGTACTCGGCCGGCACCAAGCCCGGGTCCGTGGTCAACGGCCTGTCCGCCGAGTCGCTGGCTGAGGTCGGTGTCGACATCACCGGTGAGACCCCGAAACCGATCGACCCGGCGCTGCTCGCCCGGGTGGACCTGGTGGTCACTCTCGGCCGGGAAGCCGTCGTCGACACCCCGGACGGTGTCGCGTTGGTCAACTGGGATACCGACGAGCCGTCGGAGCGGGGCATCGACGGGATCGAGCGGATGCGCCTCGTGCGCGACGACATCGCCGCCCGCGTCACCGCGCTGGCAGCCGAACTCACCACCCGGTAG